A region of Flavobacteriales bacterium DNA encodes the following proteins:
- a CDS encoding gliding motility-associated C-terminal domain-containing protein gives MRKLYFYLIGLIFLPVFMFAQGEGQNWFFGYNAGLDFTGGNPVAVTNGAISQWEGVASISDANGNLLFYTNGQNVWNRNHVVMTNGSGLLGHQSSSQSAVIVPYPYYPDRYYVFTVDQLAGSNGVRYSIVDMSMSGGLGAVTSTKNMPLMTNATEKITAVRHSNNSDIWVICHKWGSNQFQAFLVDACNGLNTTPVISNTGTVHNHVTGGYNTGSIGYMKASPQGDMLGLALFTQASHSATHFELFDFNNTTGVVSNPISLPSPSSTTLPPGVPWYRSYGVEFSPDGTYFYGGLNSTGEVYQYDLLAGNATAIRNSASLVGTATSTNDNKIGALQLGTDGKIYVARDGQGWLAHITNPNTAGAFLTNNGVHLGGSTSGLGLPTFIQSFFLDLPDIYIAYSGNDCEGNSISFGLQGTDVPMVTSVDWDFGDGTTINNSSGSGVVSHTYNSGGTYYVQATYYFGCYYVVLGGNITVYTNPTVNANTSGNYCLSGNSVALSGSPSGGSWSGPGEIGNVFYPNIAGVGTHTLTYTYTNSNGCSGTDNTIVTVNAAPEANITTTTSSTCLAGTSINLTATNGGGTWTGPGVSGSSFNPSSAGVGTHTITYTTSNNGCTDTDTHTIIVTNTADATIVAIADMCENEASMTLTAANGGGTWTGPGVSGNTFNPGSAGVGTHTISYVISGACGDSDTETVTVYAAPNSNFVSGGPYCTADNAVTLTPSVTGGTFSGPGVSGNTFDPTIAGVGSHTIQYAITNSNNCTETTQQTIVVNNTPDASITSGNAICSADSPLTLTGTTSGGVWTGPGVTGNVFDPSGVGAGTYTVNHTVNVGSCSASDSYTITVTESQDPTILSQGPYCPFGDTVTLSAATAGGVWSGTGIVDANAGLFDPTIGNGTYTITYTISGTCGGTDTQDIEVTTTACDNDNDGVLDVDDPDDDNDGILDVDEDVNGDGDYTNDDTDGDGIPNVFDLDSDNDGIVDVIEGGGEDPDGDGVIGTGPITDVDNDGLADEVDPSQGGTPLPNPDTDGDGMDNVIDIDADDDGIVDNVEGQASDNYIAPSGNDSDNDGIDDAYDVHSGGVAIVPENTDGDDEDDYTDTDADNDLVNDVDESNNPYVAPTGNDTDGDGLDDAFDVDGSSSVDNGGPTNGGTVPSDFTNDAEPSTPQLDWREPLDHDNDGVVDAEDPDDDNDGILDVDEDANLDGDNNPATNPSDTDGDGIPDHFDLDSDNDGIVDVIEGGGEDPDGDGVIGTGPITDVDNDGLSDDVDPSEGGTPLPNPDTDNDGVHDFLDLDADDDGIVDNIESQSTLDYVAPSGNDTDGDGIDDAYDIHNGGTPIDPLDTDLDDAPDYVDLNADNDNEDDLIEGWDEDNDNIPDTEPTGNDSDNDGIDDAFDVDGTSPVNNGGPTNGGSLPTDFPNLDDAVSEELDWREVETYVEVPNIFTPNGDGINDVFTINTSNIESLTAVIVNRWGQTVFEWKGVNGVWDGYTKASQEASEGTYYYIIIGKDNTGEDFEYKGSLILER, from the coding sequence ATGAGAAAATTATACTTTTATTTAATAGGATTGATCTTCTTACCGGTTTTTATGTTTGCTCAAGGAGAAGGGCAAAATTGGTTTTTTGGATATAATGCTGGGTTAGACTTTACAGGAGGAAACCCTGTTGCAGTAACCAATGGTGCAATTAGTCAATGGGAGGGAGTAGCCTCCATCTCTGATGCCAATGGGAATCTATTGTTTTATACCAACGGTCAAAATGTTTGGAATAGAAACCATGTAGTTATGACGAATGGCTCTGGATTATTAGGGCATCAAAGTTCAAGTCAGTCTGCTGTAATCGTTCCTTATCCATATTATCCAGATCGATACTATGTTTTTACAGTAGACCAACTAGCGGGAAGCAATGGTGTACGTTATTCAATAGTGGATATGAGTATGAGTGGAGGGTTAGGAGCTGTAACATCGACTAAAAATATGCCGTTGATGACAAATGCAACAGAAAAAATCACAGCAGTTAGGCATTCCAATAATTCAGATATATGGGTGATTTGTCATAAATGGGGTAGTAACCAGTTTCAGGCTTTTTTAGTAGACGCTTGTAACGGGTTAAATACAACTCCCGTTATTTCGAATACAGGAACAGTCCATAATCACGTTACTGGTGGATATAATACTGGGTCAATAGGGTATATGAAAGCTTCTCCTCAAGGGGATATGTTGGGGTTAGCACTATTTACACAGGCTAGTCATTCAGCAACACATTTTGAGTTGTTTGATTTTAATAATACTACAGGAGTGGTTTCTAATCCAATATCATTACCAAGTCCAAGTTCAACAACCTTACCCCCTGGTGTTCCATGGTACCGATCATACGGAGTAGAGTTCTCACCAGATGGGACCTATTTTTATGGAGGATTAAATAGTACAGGGGAAGTTTATCAATATGATTTATTAGCGGGTAATGCTACAGCAATAAGAAATTCAGCTAGCTTGGTAGGAACAGCCACAAGTACAAACGATAATAAAATAGGAGCGTTACAGTTGGGAACTGATGGTAAGATTTATGTAGCAAGAGATGGCCAAGGATGGTTAGCACATATTACCAACCCTAATACTGCTGGAGCGTTCTTGACCAATAATGGCGTTCATTTAGGCGGAAGTACGAGTGGTTTAGGATTACCAACTTTTATTCAGTCTTTCTTTTTGGATTTGCCAGATATTTATATCGCCTATTCAGGGAATGATTGCGAAGGGAATTCAATTTCTTTTGGTTTACAAGGTACAGATGTACCTATGGTAACTTCGGTTGATTGGGATTTTGGAGATGGTACTACGATTAATAATTCTTCAGGTAGTGGAGTTGTCAGTCATACATACAATTCAGGAGGAACTTATTATGTTCAGGCAACTTATTATTTTGGATGTTATTACGTGGTTTTAGGTGGGAATATTACCGTTTATACTAATCCTACTGTCAATGCCAATACCTCAGGGAATTATTGCCTTTCAGGGAATTCTGTTGCATTAAGCGGTTCTCCTTCGGGAGGAAGCTGGAGTGGTCCTGGAGAAATAGGAAATGTTTTCTATCCAAATATAGCAGGAGTAGGGACACATACCTTAACATATACCTATACTAATTCAAATGGGTGTTCTGGTACAGACAATACTATAGTGACTGTAAATGCTGCACCTGAAGCAAACATCACAACAACGACTTCATCTACTTGTTTAGCAGGGACATCAATTAATTTAACGGCAACCAATGGAGGTGGAACTTGGACAGGTCCAGGGGTTTCAGGAAGTTCGTTTAACCCAAGTTCAGCGGGAGTAGGAACGCATACGATTACCTATACTACATCCAATAACGGGTGTACAGATACGGATACGCATACAATTATAGTTACAAATACAGCAGATGCAACAATTGTAGCAATAGCAGATATGTGTGAGAATGAGGCTTCAATGACTTTAACTGCAGCCAATGGAGGAGGAACTTGGACAGGTCCAGGGGTCTCAGGAAATACATTTAATCCTGGTTCAGCAGGAGTAGGAACACATACGATTTCTTATGTGATTTCCGGAGCTTGTGGGGATTCAGATACAGAAACGGTTACAGTGTATGCTGCGCCAAATTCTAATTTTGTTTCTGGAGGTCCTTATTGTACTGCTGATAATGCGGTCACTCTAACTCCTTCTGTGACTGGAGGAACATTCTCTGGTCCAGGTGTTTCAGGAAATACTTTTGATCCTACAATTGCTGGAGTTGGTAGTCATACAATTCAATATGCGATTACAAATTCGAATAATTGTACCGAAACTACTCAGCAAACTATTGTGGTAAATAATACTCCTGATGCTTCTATTACATCAGGTAATGCGATCTGTTCAGCCGATAGTCCATTGACATTGACAGGAACAACCAGTGGTGGAGTGTGGACAGGTCCAGGAGTTACAGGAAATGTATTTGACCCATCTGGAGTAGGGGCAGGAACTTATACTGTTAATCATACAGTAAATGTTGGTAGTTGTTCAGCTTCTGATTCGTATACTATTACAGTAACGGAATCACAAGATCCAACAATTTTAAGTCAAGGGCCATATTGTCCATTTGGAGATACAGTAACATTGTCTGCAGCAACTGCCGGAGGGGTTTGGTCTGGAACGGGAATTGTAGATGCAAATGCAGGATTGTTTGATCCTACAATAGGAAATGGAACTTATACGATTACCTATACCATATCTGGGACTTGTGGAGGTACAGATACTCAGGATATTGAAGTGACAACTACTGCTTGTGATAATGACAATGATGGAGTACTGGATGTAGATGATCCAGATGATGATAACGATGGAATATTAGATGTGGATGAGGATGTTAATGGAGACGGTGATTATACCAACGACGATACAGACGGAGATGGGATCCCTAATGTTTTTGATTTAGATTCAGATAATGATGGAATTGTTGATGTAATAGAGGGAGGGGGAGAAGATCCAGATGGAGATGGTGTGATCGGAACAGGTCCTATTACTGATGTCGATAATGATGGATTAGCTGATGAAGTAGATCCTTCTCAAGGAGGAACACCATTGCCTAATCCAGATACGGACGGAGATGGAATGGATAATGTGATAGATATTGATGCTGATGATGATGGGATTGTTGATAATGTTGAGGGGCAAGCTTCAGATAATTATATAGCCCCTTCAGGAAATGATTCTGATAATGATGGAATTGATGATGCGTATGATGTTCATAGTGGTGGTGTAGCCATTGTTCCAGAAAATACAGATGGAGATGATGAAGATGACTATACAGATACAGATGCTGATAATGATTTAGTCAATGATGTGGATGAAAGTAATAATCCTTATGTCGCGCCAACAGGTAATGATACTGATGGAGATGGGCTGGATGATGCTTTTGATGTAGATGGAAGTTCTTCTGTAGATAATGGAGGGCCTACCAATGGTGGAACTGTGCCTTCTGATTTTACCAATGATGCAGAACCTTCAACGCCTCAACTAGACTGGAGAGAACCATTAGATCATGATAATGATGGGGTGGTTGATGCCGAAGATCCAGATGATGATAATGATGGGATTTTAGATGTGGATGAAGATGCAAATTTAGATGGAGATAATAACCCTGCAACAAATCCTTCTGATACCGATGGAGATGGAATACCTGATCATTTTGACTTAGATTCAGATAATGATGGAATTGTTGATGTAATAGAAGGAGGAGGAGAAGATCCAGATGGAGACGGTGTAATTGGAACAGGGCCTATTACAGATGTTGATAATGATGGGTTATCTGATGACGTTGATCCCTCTGAGGGAGGAACACCATTGCCTAATCCTGATACAGATAATGATGGAGTGCATGATTTCCTTGATTTAGATGCTGATGATGATGGAATTGTAGATAATATTGAAAGTCAATCTACGTTGGACTATGTTGCTCCAAGTGGCAATGATACTGATGGAGATGGGATAGACGATGCTTATGATATTCATAATGGAGGAACACCAATTGATCCATTGGATACTGATTTAGATGATGCACCTGATTATGTTGATTTAAACGCTGATAATGATAATGAAGATGATCTAATTGAGGGATGGGATGAGGATAATGATAATATTCCAGATACAGAACCAACAGGAAATGATTCAGATAATGATGGAATAGATGACGCTTTTGATGTGGATGGAACTTCTCCAGTTAATAATGGAGGGCCTACAAATGGAGGGAGCTTACCAACAGATTTTCCAAATTTAGATGATGCAGTATCAGAGGAGTTAGATTGGAGAGAAGTTGAAACGTATGTAGAGGTTCCTAATATCTTTACTCCTAATGGAGACGGGATTAATGATGTTTTTACAATTAACACTTCAAATATAGAATCTTTGACTGCTGTGATTGTTAATAGATGGGGGCAAACAGTATTTGAATGGAAAGGAGTAAATGGAGTATGGGATGGATATACTAAAGCTAGTCAAGAAGCTTCTGAGGGAACCTATTATTATATTATTATAGGTAAAGATAATACAGGAGAAGATTTTGAGTATAAAGGTTCTTTAATCCTAGAGCGATAG
- a CDS encoding YihY/virulence factor BrkB family protein, translated as MLNKIKHWFLNLSVVRFLKKVSQRIYLPGFEGMTLYDTISFLWESFQKAQYGTRSAAISFKFFTAIFPSLVFLLSLIPYIPIDHFQEDLLFYLSEALPSNAFSLVEETMNDLITRKHNVLLSIGFLFSLYYASNGLNALLNSFNNSYQIEVKRNPIKQRLISFGGFAVITIFIIAVISSLIIGEIAIKTLFQGGLSQIGSFLFHLIRWFVIIGGTIFSVSTLYNIGNPGRQQWKFFSAGATLATVIIILASKGLIYYFDNFGKYNELYGSIGSLLIVLIWIQTISYILLIGFELSTRTDSQSNSNKLKT; from the coding sequence ATGCTAAACAAAATTAAACATTGGTTTTTGAATCTTTCTGTAGTTCGATTCTTAAAAAAGGTTAGCCAACGCATTTACCTCCCAGGATTTGAAGGCATGACTTTATATGATACTATTTCATTTTTATGGGAATCTTTTCAAAAGGCTCAATACGGCACTCGTAGTGCTGCCATATCTTTTAAATTTTTTACGGCCATATTTCCTTCTTTAGTTTTTTTACTTTCGCTGATTCCATACATCCCAATCGACCACTTTCAGGAAGATTTACTCTTTTACTTATCGGAAGCCCTACCTAGCAATGCTTTTTCGTTGGTTGAGGAAACAATGAACGATTTGATTACACGAAAACACAATGTATTACTTTCTATTGGTTTCTTGTTTTCTTTATACTATGCATCAAATGGCTTAAATGCTTTATTAAACAGTTTTAATAATTCTTACCAAATCGAAGTAAAACGCAACCCAATAAAACAACGTTTAATATCGTTTGGTGGCTTTGCCGTTATTACCATTTTTATTATTGCCGTAATTAGCTCTTTGATTATTGGAGAAATTGCTATTAAGACTTTATTTCAAGGAGGGCTCAGCCAAATAGGAAGCTTCTTGTTTCACCTTATCCGATGGTTTGTTATTATTGGAGGTACTATTTTTAGTGTTAGCACTCTATACAACATTGGCAACCCTGGTAGGCAACAATGGAAATTCTTTTCTGCTGGAGCAACGTTAGCTACCGTTATCATTATTCTTGCCTCTAAAGGGTTGATCTATTATTTCGACAACTTCGGCAAATACAATGAACTGTATGGCTCTATAGGCTCCCTTTTGATTGTCTTAATCTGGATTCAAACAATTAGTTACATTCTTTTAATTGGATTTGAATTATCGACCAGAACAGACTCTCAATCGAATTCAAACAAGCTAAAGACATAG
- the hemJ gene encoding protoporphyrinogen oxidase HemJ, translating into MLYIKALHIIFVVTWFAGLFYIVRLFIYHVEANEKEEQERNILQKQYKIMSKRLWYMITWPSAILTVIFGTSLILLIPSYLKMPWMHLKLTFVLLLLIYHFYCHKIFRQLQKETYKWSSTQLRIWNEVATILLFAIVFLVVLKSTLNWIWGVLGIISFGVLLMVLIKLYKNYRENAKQN; encoded by the coding sequence ATGTTATACATAAAAGCTCTACATATTATTTTTGTTGTAACCTGGTTTGCTGGGCTCTTTTATATTGTACGTCTCTTCATTTATCACGTAGAAGCTAACGAGAAAGAAGAGCAAGAAAGGAACATTCTTCAAAAGCAATACAAAATAATGAGCAAACGTCTATGGTACATGATTACATGGCCTTCTGCCATATTAACTGTAATATTTGGCACTTCTCTTATTTTACTAATCCCAAGTTATTTAAAAATGCCTTGGATGCACCTCAAACTTACATTTGTCCTTCTTCTTTTAATCTACCACTTCTATTGCCATAAAATATTTAGACAACTACAAAAAGAAACCTATAAATGGAGCTCTACTCAACTAAGGATCTGGAATGAGGTAGCGACTATTTTATTGTTTGCTATCGTATTCCTAGTTGTTTTAAAGAGTACCCTAAATTGGATTTGGGGAGTTCTCGGAATAATTAGTTTTGGTGTTCTACTAATGGTACTTATTAAACTTTACAAAAACTATAGAGAGAATGCTAAACAAAATTAA
- the hemH gene encoding ferrochelatase, which translates to MPTETNSNNKGVLLINLGSPKSTSTQDVRAYLDEFLMDKRVIDVPYLLRAIIVKGFILPNRPKKSGEAYKKIWTTEGSPLVVISQALTDKVQKQNDIPIELAMRYSVPSIEEGILKLKQKGVDDILIIPLYPQHAMSTTDTVNEKVKEVQKIFFPTSKLTFFPAFYKDKTYIKALSDKIKKELETKKWDYLLFSYHSIPERHIRKSDITKSHCTIDNSCCTTPSNAHEFCYRHQCFATTEAVVEQLNLPKDKYSVAFQSKLGKDKWLTPSTNQLIGELPAKGINNLAVVIPSFVADCLETLEEIALEGKKDFMENGGDNYFAIPCLNEDEQWVATITTWINNWLKNK; encoded by the coding sequence ATGCCGACAGAAACAAACTCAAATAACAAAGGAGTATTATTAATCAACTTAGGTTCCCCTAAAAGCACCTCAACACAAGATGTTAGAGCATATCTTGATGAATTTTTAATGGACAAAAGAGTAATTGATGTCCCTTACCTACTTAGAGCTATTATTGTAAAGGGATTCATTCTCCCTAATCGTCCTAAAAAGTCTGGAGAAGCATACAAGAAGATATGGACAACGGAAGGTTCTCCTTTGGTTGTCATTTCACAAGCTCTAACTGACAAAGTTCAGAAACAAAATGACATTCCTATTGAACTAGCGATGCGATATAGTGTTCCATCTATTGAAGAAGGCATTCTTAAACTCAAGCAAAAAGGTGTTGATGATATTTTAATTATACCTTTATATCCTCAGCATGCTATGTCTACTACTGATACAGTAAACGAAAAGGTAAAAGAAGTACAGAAGATTTTTTTTCCAACCAGCAAACTAACTTTTTTCCCTGCTTTTTACAAAGACAAAACTTACATAAAAGCATTATCAGACAAAATAAAAAAGGAACTTGAAACGAAAAAATGGGATTACCTTTTGTTTTCATATCACAGTATTCCTGAGCGTCACATTCGTAAATCTGACATCACAAAATCGCACTGTACGATTGACAACAGTTGTTGCACCACCCCCTCTAATGCCCATGAATTTTGCTATAGACACCAATGCTTTGCAACAACTGAGGCTGTCGTTGAGCAACTCAATTTACCTAAAGATAAATATAGCGTTGCCTTCCAATCTAAATTAGGGAAAGATAAATGGCTTACTCCTTCAACAAATCAATTGATTGGAGAACTCCCAGCTAAAGGCATCAACAACTTAGCTGTAGTCATCCCTTCTTTTGTAGCTGACTGTCTCGAAACACTTGAAGAAATAGCACTAGAGGGGAAAAAAGATTTTATGGAAAACGGTGGAGATAATTATTTTGCCATACCATGCCTCAACGAAGATGAACAATGGGTCGCCACCATTACTACATGGATTAACAACTGGTTAAAAAACAAGTAA
- a CDS encoding AraC family transcriptional regulator, protein MLQVFTLKKGASYSPKHKDLKYELLPYTLMVNSEQRKNDIAFFTIPSKSVIIIVLIPHQTIKALPNTYNKNEITDAINKNKVTIKKYSLYGKYRESIEQYLEWTKKHHSQTLSFRSYTYKLLDISFSFLNTIKNLDNTKNGIHDKLGLIHQIITSKFANPPSLNELSILVGLNIKTIKTEFKKEYGAPVFTYILNYKMNLAKDLLLEKEMNINEISSFLGYSTSSHFIFAFKKKFGSPPKQFLKQMN, encoded by the coding sequence ATGCTTCAAGTTTTCACTTTAAAAAAAGGGGCCTCGTACTCTCCCAAACACAAAGATTTAAAATATGAGCTTCTTCCATACACATTAATGGTTAACTCTGAACAAAGAAAGAACGATATTGCGTTTTTTACAATCCCTTCTAAATCTGTTATAATCATTGTATTGATTCCACATCAAACCATAAAGGCACTTCCTAACACCTATAATAAAAACGAAATAACAGACGCTATTAATAAAAATAAAGTCACCATTAAAAAGTATTCTCTTTATGGAAAATACAGAGAATCAATTGAGCAATATCTTGAATGGACTAAAAAACATCATTCACAAACGCTAAGCTTTAGATCATACACCTATAAGTTATTAGATATTTCTTTTTCTTTTTTAAACACTATCAAAAATTTAGATAATACAAAAAATGGAATTCATGATAAACTTGGATTAATTCATCAAATTATCACTTCTAAATTCGCAAACCCACCCTCTCTAAATGAATTATCAATTTTGGTGGGATTAAACATAAAAACAATCAAAACTGAATTTAAGAAAGAGTATGGAGCACCTGTTTTCACATACATCTTAAATTATAAAATGAACTTAGCAAAAGACTTATTACTTGAAAAAGAAATGAATATTAATGAAATTTCCTCTTTTTTAGGATATAGTACCTCAAGTCATTTTATATTTGCATTTAAAAAGAAGTTTGGTAGCCCCCCCAAACAATTTCTAAAACAAATGAATTAA
- the hemA gene encoding glutamyl-tRNA reductase: MLNQKEKQYYLVGLSYKKADVKTRGEFSLSEEQQLALLNSFKEEGYESVLILSTCNRTEISGFVEHPYILINKLCNVVEGSVDKFLDVAYILKTEQAINHLYRIVTGLDSQILGDYEIIGQLKRSVTNSKKIGGLNAFTERLFNSVIKTSKRVKNETLISSGVTSVAYAATQYLKDNVQDLKSKKIVIFGVGEIGKNSLKNVLSYTDNKNVILINRTYENAQFLADQFDVEVRKYENLKEEVANTDVLIVATGSQTPTIRKEDLPQDKEMYIVDLSVPRNVDVSIDKMPNKYVVDVDYLSVLTEETKENRLKEVPKVESIIEEEKQDFIKWVEARKFAPVIKMLKQKLNDFQTEEINYHKRKSSAFDENEIQTVSDRINQKIIRHFATYLHTNMENADTCIHLVKEMFNLELESAHEKNKNWNAV; this comes from the coding sequence GTGTTAAATCAAAAGGAAAAACAATATTATTTAGTAGGACTTAGTTACAAAAAAGCTGATGTGAAGACTCGTGGTGAGTTTAGTTTATCAGAAGAGCAGCAGTTAGCATTACTCAATAGCTTTAAAGAGGAGGGGTATGAGTCAGTATTGATTTTGTCAACGTGTAATCGAACAGAAATTTCAGGTTTTGTCGAGCACCCTTATATCTTAATTAATAAGTTGTGTAATGTAGTAGAGGGTAGTGTAGATAAATTTTTAGATGTAGCATACATTTTAAAGACAGAACAAGCTATTAACCATCTCTATAGAATCGTAACAGGACTTGATAGTCAGATTTTAGGAGACTATGAGATCATAGGGCAGTTAAAAAGGTCGGTAACTAATTCGAAAAAAATAGGTGGTTTAAATGCTTTTACAGAAAGACTTTTTAATAGTGTAATAAAAACGAGTAAACGTGTCAAAAATGAGACGTTAATTAGTTCTGGTGTTACTTCAGTTGCTTATGCTGCCACTCAATATTTAAAAGATAATGTTCAAGATTTAAAAAGTAAAAAAATCGTCATTTTTGGAGTAGGAGAAATAGGAAAAAACAGTCTTAAAAATGTATTAAGTTATACAGATAATAAAAATGTAATTTTGATTAACCGTACATATGAAAATGCACAGTTTCTAGCTGATCAATTTGATGTAGAGGTAAGAAAATATGAAAACCTTAAAGAAGAAGTAGCAAATACTGATGTACTAATCGTTGCTACGGGGTCACAAACCCCAACTATTAGAAAAGAAGATTTGCCACAAGATAAAGAAATGTATATTGTCGATTTGTCTGTGCCAAGAAATGTGGATGTGAGTATCGATAAAATGCCAAATAAATATGTCGTAGATGTAGATTATTTATCGGTCTTAACAGAAGAAACAAAAGAAAATAGGTTAAAAGAAGTTCCAAAAGTTGAAAGTATTATAGAAGAAGAAAAGCAGGATTTTATTAAATGGGTAGAAGCAAGAAAATTTGCACCTGTGATCAAAATGTTGAAACAAAAACTCAATGATTTTCAAACTGAGGAAATTAATTATCATAAGAGGAAAAGTTCAGCTTTTGATGAAAACGAAATACAGACCGTGAGTGATAGAATTAACCAAAAAATAATCCGACATTTTGCAACGTACCTTCATACCAATATGGAAAATGCAGATACTTGCATACACCTTGTAAAAGAAATGTTTAATTTAGAATTGGAGAGCGCACATGAAAAAAATAAGAATTGGAACGCGGTCTAG
- the hemC gene encoding hydroxymethylbilane synthase — translation MKKIRIGTRSSELACWQAQKVSEKLLNLGYSTELVKISSKGDIVLDKPLYEIGVVGLFTKTLDIALLNGEVDIVVHSLKDVPTQLPKGIIQAAVLERGSVQDIVALHPSVDQIDERGKVATSSLRRRAQWLNKYPNAEITDLRGNVNLRMQKLAESNWNGAIFAKAGLERINILPEKYKEIDWMVPAPAQGAVMVACLDQHEELKRICALINHEDTMKCVKIEREFLRKLEGGCTAPIGAYACVNANEEVVFKGCVLSIDGKEKITVEQKIKINNIEGFGETCAEIILNKGGKALMADIKAALKK, via the coding sequence ATGAAAAAAATAAGAATTGGAACGCGGTCTAGTGAATTAGCCTGTTGGCAAGCTCAAAAAGTAAGCGAGAAATTACTAAATCTAGGGTACTCAACCGAATTGGTTAAAATATCATCTAAAGGTGATATAGTATTGGATAAACCTCTATACGAAATCGGAGTTGTTGGGCTTTTTACAAAAACCTTGGATATAGCATTGTTAAATGGAGAGGTTGATATTGTTGTCCATTCTTTAAAGGATGTTCCGACTCAATTACCTAAAGGTATTATCCAAGCGGCAGTTTTAGAAAGAGGAAGTGTTCAAGATATTGTAGCACTTCACCCTAGTGTAGATCAAATTGATGAAAGAGGTAAGGTTGCAACTAGTAGTTTAAGAAGAAGAGCTCAATGGCTTAATAAATACCCCAACGCTGAGATTACAGATTTAAGAGGAAATGTAAACTTGAGAATGCAAAAATTAGCAGAAAGTAATTGGAATGGAGCTATCTTTGCTAAAGCTGGATTGGAGCGAATTAATATATTGCCTGAAAAATACAAAGAGATAGATTGGATGGTTCCAGCACCTGCTCAGGGAGCCGTTATGGTAGCATGTTTAGATCAGCATGAAGAATTGAAGCGTATCTGTGCCTTAATTAATCATGAGGACACGATGAAGTGTGTTAAGATAGAACGAGAGTTCTTAAGAAAACTAGAAGGCGGTTGTACAGCTCCAATTGGAGCTTATGCATGTGTAAATGCTAACGAAGAAGTCGTTTTTAAAGGATGTGTATTATCAATAGATGGTAAGGAGAAAATAACAGTTGAGCAGAAAATAAAGATCAATAATATAGAAGGGTTCGGTGAAACATGTGCTGAAATTATATTAAATAAAGGAGGAAAAGCTTTGATGGCGGATATCAAAGCTGCGTTAAAAAAATAA
- a CDS encoding uroporphyrinogen-III synthase gives MENQLTIQSTKILTPHQKDALKAFDIYENDFIEIEYTPTAVGNVAERAIFTSQNAVKSIIETAFFKEKIQEVYCVGEKTALLLTELGKNVIVVADSSKKLALEIVKQGDMIIDFYCGNIRRDELPNILGDNGVVVKERVVYHTKLKAHQVNPKIDGVLFFSPSAVRAYLMSNLAGDSVAFCIGSSTEREVKSSFNKTVIAEKPTIESVIESVIKYFK, from the coding sequence TTGGAAAACCAGTTGACGATACAATCCACAAAAATATTAACGCCTCACCAAAAAGATGCGTTAAAAGCATTTGATATATATGAAAACGATTTTATTGAAATAGAGTATACCCCTACAGCAGTCGGAAATGTCGCGGAAAGAGCGATCTTTACAAGTCAAAATGCTGTAAAATCAATTATTGAAACTGCTTTTTTTAAAGAGAAAATACAAGAGGTTTATTGTGTTGGAGAAAAAACAGCTTTACTATTAACAGAATTAGGTAAGAATGTTATAGTTGTAGCAGATTCGTCCAAAAAATTAGCATTAGAAATTGTTAAGCAAGGCGATATGATAATCGATTTTTATTGTGGGAATATTAGGAGGGATGAGTTGCCAAATATCTTGGGAGATAATGGGGTTGTTGTTAAAGAAAGAGTAGTTTATCATACAAAGTTAAAAGCGCATCAGGTTAACCCAAAAATAGATGGGGTCTTGTTTTTTAGCCCCTCAGCTGTTCGTGCCTATTTGATGAGTAATTTAGCAGGAGATAGCGTTGCTTTTTGCATAGGTAGTTCAACTGAAAGAGAAGTGAAAAGTAGTTTTAATAAGACAGTAATAGCTGAAAAACCTACAATAGAAAGTGTAATAGAAAGTGTAATAAAATATTTTAAATAA